A part of Falco cherrug isolate bFalChe1 chromosome 16, bFalChe1.pri, whole genome shotgun sequence genomic DNA contains:
- the LOC129737506 gene encoding ubiquitin carboxyl-terminal hydrolase 42-like → MAPPQRILFPPEKICMDWQQRQKAGAGLYNVDNTCFLNSVLQCLTYTPPLANYLLSHEHSDSCRQQGFCMMCIMEAHVNDALSTSACAIQPRDVINALPRIGGHFMLGMQEDAHDFLCCTVTAMQRACLAGSSAWDISSQYTTIVHQTFGGFLRSRVMCCSCKAVSDSCEAFLDVPLDIEAASSVTASLEDFVKPERLAGENSFQCSRCDEMVTALKRFTIDRAPRVLTLCLKRFDFYGKKIGKFVQYPQYLDLRPYLSQGAAEPLLYALYAVLVHSGGSSQAGHYFCYTKASDGLWYQMDDTLVDRCDINTVLAQQAYLLFYVRCSDLQISQQISSSPRGSYARSFLNQWGTSSQQTGPVGPRDQPRWTKNLAKELIRIVQDTIIVTKQYKKFLQMMMAKLRKEACVLGLIHPSHSWGCVTLSA, encoded by the exons ATGGCTCCACCACAAAGGATCCTCTTTCCCCCGGAGAAGATTTGCATGGactggcagcaaaggcagaaagctgGAGCAGGCCTCTACAACGTGGACAATACGTGCTTCCTCAACTCCGTGCTGCAGTGCCTGACGTACACACCCCCTCTTGCCAACTACCTGCTCTCTCATGAGCACAGCGACTCCT GTCGCCAGCAAGGCTTCTGCATGATGTGCATCATGGAAGCGCACGTTAACGATGCCTTGTCCACCTCAGCCTGTGCCATCCAGCCCAGGGACGTCATCAATGCCCTCCCAC GAATTGGAGGACATTTCATGCTTGGCATGCAGGAAGACGCCCACGACTTCTTATGCTGTACTGTCACTGCCATGCAGAGAGCTTGTCTGGCTGGAAGCAGCGC CTGGGACATCTCTTCTCAATATACTACCATTGTCCATCAAACATTTGGGGGCTTCCTGAGGTCCAGAG TcatgtgctgcagctgcaaagcagttTCGGATTCCTGCGAGGCCTTCCTGGATGTGCCTTTGGATATCGAA GCAGCCTCATCTGTCACTGCATCTCTGGAGGACTTTGTCAAACCTGAGCGGCTGGCTGGTGAAAACAGCTTTCAATGTAGCAG GTGTGACGAGATGGTTACTGCCCTCAAGAGGTTTACAATCGATCGCGCGCCCAGGGTGCTCACGCTGTGCCTGAAACGCTTTGATTTCTATGGCAAGAAGATCGGCAAG TTTGTGCAGTATCCCCAGTACTTGGATCTCCGGCCATACTTGtctcagggagctgcagaaccGCTCCTCTACGCCTTATACGCTGTCCTGGTGCACAGCGGTGGCAGCTCTCAGGCAGGACACTATTTCTGCTACACAAAG GCCAGCGATGGACTGTGGTACCAGATGGACGATACGTTGGTGGATCGTTGCGACATAAACACAGTTCTTGCGCAGCAAGCCTATTTACTTTTCTATGTCAG atGCTCTGATTTGCAAATCAGTCAGCAGATTTCATCCTCACCAAGAGGATCATATGCCCGCTCCTTCCTCAATCAGTGGGGGACCAGCAGCCAGCAGACGGGTCCTGTGGGACCACGGGATCAGCCTCGTTGGACTAAG AACCTCGCCAAGGAGCTCATCCGCATCGTCCAGGACACCATCATAGTGACCAAGCAGTACAAAAAGTTTTTGCAAATGATGATGGCCAAGTTGCGAAAGGAAGCCTGTG TGCTGGGGCTCATCCATCCGTcccacagctggggctgtgtcACTCTGAGTGCCTGA